One genomic segment of Salarias fasciatus chromosome 8, fSalaFa1.1, whole genome shotgun sequence includes these proteins:
- the LOC115393476 gene encoding neurogenic differentiation factor 2-like — MLSRLFSEVLPDVQRLAADWVEDNEHEDCKANEDEHEHEPCHLGEDELDDPQEGSSRAESEMAGDDDDDDEAEEEECGDENSGDKPKKRGPKKRKMTAARVERSKMRRMKANARERTRMHDLNSALDNLRKVVPCYSKTQKLSKIETLRLAKNYILALGEILRNGKRPDVVTYVQMLCKGLSQPTTNLVAGCLQLNTRNFLTEQCSDGARFHMPSSPFSVHPYPYRCSRLSSPHYQPGAGALNLRSHSYGPGYEAVYPPGGTSPDYSSPDYEGQHSPPVCLNGGLSGRQQESSDTDRNYHYSMHYSGLTTSRPGHSIPFGPSGARSGGTHSENVPPFHDVHLHHDRAPPYEDLNAFFHN; from the coding sequence ATGTTGAGCCGTCTGTTCAGCGAGGTGCTGCCGGACGTCCAGAGGCTGGCGGCTGACTGGGTGGAGGACAATGAGCACGAAGACTGCAAGGCCAACGAGGACGAGCACGAGCACGAGCCCTGCCACCTCGGCGAGGACGAGCTGGACGACCCGCAGGAGGGCAGCAGCCGCGCCGAGTCCGAGATGGCCggcgacgacgacgacgacgacgaggcCGAAGAGGAGGAGTGCGGGGACGAGAACAGCGGGGACAAGCCCAAGAAGCGCGGCCCCAAGAAACGGAAGATGACGGCGGCGCGCGTGGAGCGCTCCAAGATGCGCAGGATGAAGGCGAACGCGCGGGAGCGCACGCGAATGCATGACTTGAATTCGGCTCTGGATAACCTGCGCAAAGTGGTGCCGTGCTACTCCAAAACCCAGAAACTCTCCAAGATAGAGACCCTGAGGCTGGCCAAGAATTACATCTTGGCGCTTGGGGAGATTTTACGCAACGGGAAACGCCCAGATGTGGTGACCTACGTGCAGATGTTGTGCAAGGGCCTGTCCCAGCCCACCACCAACCTGGTGGCGGGCTGCCTGCAGCTCAACACCAGGAACTTCCTGACTGAACAGTGCTCAGACGGGGCCCGCTTCCACATGCCGAGCTCCCCTTTCTCGGTGCATCCGTACCCTTACCGCTGCTCCCGCCTCTCCAGCCCGCACTACCAGCCCGGGGCCGGCGCGCTCAACCTGCGCAGCCACTCCTACGGCCCCGGCTACGAGGCCGTGTACCCGCCCGGCGGCACGTCCCCAGACTACAGCAGCCCAGACTACGAAGGCCAGCACAGCCCGCCCGTCTGCCTGAACGGCGGACTGTCCGGGAGGCAGCAGGAGTCCTCCGACACTGACAGGAACTATCACTACTCTATGCACTACTCCGGACTGACCACATCCCGGCCCGGCCACAGCATACCCTTCGGGCCCTCTGGAGCGCGCAGCGGCGGTACGCACTCAGAAAACGTTCCCCCTTTCCACGACGTACACTTGCACCACGACAGGGCCCCGCCATACGAGGATCTCAATGCTTTTTTCCACAATTGA
- the LOC115393785 gene encoding protein phosphatase 1 regulatory subunit 1B-like yields the protein MDPLLPAETEMMEREEDKDARKKIQFSVPSSVPTQLDPRQVEMIRRRRPTPATLFRLTDPPSPDEDSGSHQWVLGDNGALKAKLVHMSTYQPPSLKAVQRMAQAHFASLDMRSVDKEDSSSGEEEEQHHEEKQRVTSFSSDLSEENNSKRDQGDLLDGSTVSVDSSRRREDKPEVKEKEEMKRE from the exons ATGGACCCCCTGCTTCCTGCAGAGACGGAGATGATGGAGCGAGAGGAGGACAAGGACGCGAGGAAGAAGATCCAGTTCTCCGTGCCTTCCTCCGTGCCCACCCAGCTGGACCCGCGGCAGGTGGAGATG ATTCGCCGTCGGAGGCCAACCCCAGCCACGCTGTTCAGACTGACAGACCCGCCGTCGCCAGACGAGGACAGCGGCTCACATCAG TGGGTCCTCGGGGACAACGGAGCCTTAAAAGCCAAACTGGTTCACATGTCGACCTACCAGCCACCCTCGCTGAAAG CTGTCCAGAGGATGGCTCAGGCTCACTTTGCCTCCTTAGACATGAGATCTGTGGACAAAGAGGACTCCTCATCTGGGGAAGAAGAGGAGCAACACCACGAAGAAAAGCAGCGCGTCACTTCATTTAGTTCAG ATCTATCAGAGGAAAACAATTCAAAGAGGGATCAAGGTGATCTGCTGGATGGGTCAACAGTCAGCGTGGATTCGAGCCGCCGCCGTGAGGACAAGCCGGAGGtcaaagagaaagaggaaatgaagagagAATGA
- the pnmt gene encoding phenylethanolamine N-methyltransferase produces the protein MQEKEMEKGIAAMAACYQTFDPAAYLQYNYTPPRADLTRKDSIVPWKLACLHRAFTEDDVSGELLLDIGSGPTLYQVLSGCEVFNKVLMTDFLEVNRQELRRWVQDAGGCSLDWTPYLQHVCKLEGRRPSAWTEKATRLRRVIVDVLPIDVHRPQPMAPDALPAAGADCLVSCFCLESVSPDLAAFTRALGHIRKLLKPDGHLMLIGALGESYYLGGPGLKIPVVPLNEAQVCASLKESGFTLIRLEVYNLPRDMRIGVDDVTGVFFAKAKKK, from the exons ATGCAAGAAAAGGAAATGGAGAAAGGAATAGCTGCCATGGCAGCCTGCTACCAGACGTTTGACCCTGCAGCCTATCTACAGTATAACTACACTCCTCCACGGGCCGACTTAACAAGGAAAGACAGCATTGTGCCGTGGAAACTGGCATGCCTGCACAGAGCTTTCACTGAAG ACGACGTGAgcggtgagctgctgctggacatcGGCTCGGGGCCCACTCTGTACCAGGTGCTGAGCGGCTGTGAGGTTTTCAACAAAGTGCTGATGACCGACTTTTTGGAGGTGAACCGTCAGGAGCTGAGACGCTGGGTCCAGGACGCTGGAGGATGCAGTCTGGACTGGACACCTTACCTGCAGCACGTCTGCAAGCTGGAGGGTCGACG ACCTTCAGCTTGGACAGAGAAAGCGACCAGGCTTCGGCGGGTCATCGTGGACGTCCTCCCCATCGATGTGCACCGCCCTCAGCCCATGGCCCCTGACGCCCTCCCTGCGGCAGGGGCCGACTGCCTCGTGTCCTGCTTCTGCCTGGAGAGCGTCAGTCCCGACCTGGCTGCGTTCACCAGGGCCCTGGGCCACATCCGCAAGCTCCTGAAGCCCGATGGGCACCTGATGCTCATTGGAGCCCTGGGAGAGAGTTACTACCTGGGTGGGCCGGGGCTGAAGATCCCCGTGGTCCCGCTGAATGAGGCCCAGGTCTGTGCCAGTCTGAAGGAGAGCGGCTTCACCCTGATCCGGCTGGAGGTTTACAATCTGCCTCGTGATATGAGGATAGGGGTGGATGATGTGACGGGAGTGTTCTTCGCAaaggcaaaaaagaaataa